The following proteins are encoded in a genomic region of Sneathiella marina:
- a CDS encoding rubrerythrin family protein has protein sequence MSLAGSKTEQNLKDAFAGESQANRRYLYFAQKADVEGYNDVATVFRSTAEGETGHAHGHLEYLEETGDPATGLPIGGTELNLAASIAGETHEYTDMYPGMAKTAREEGHDEIADWFETLAKAEKSHAGRFQKALDNIDD, from the coding sequence ATGTCTCTAGCGGGAAGCAAAACTGAACAAAACTTGAAAGATGCCTTTGCAGGTGAATCACAGGCAAACCGTCGTTATCTTTATTTCGCACAGAAAGCGGATGTAGAAGGATATAACGATGTTGCGACTGTCTTCCGCTCGACAGCAGAAGGTGAAACAGGCCATGCACACGGCCATTTGGAATATCTGGAAGAAACCGGTGATCCGGCAACTGGCCTGCCAATTGGCGGCACAGAACTGAACCTGGCCGCCTCCATCGCTGGTGAAACCCATGAATATACGGATATGTATCCGGGCATGGCGAAAACAGCGCGCGAAGAAGGTCATGACGAAATTGCCGACTGGTTCGAAACTCTGGCAAAAGCCGAGAAAAGTCACGCCGGCCGCTTCCAAAAAGCGCTCGACAATATCGACGACTGA
- a CDS encoding DUF3501 family protein, protein MTAIANRQITDQDILPVSEYAKIRKEHKQKLIPIKKNRRVAIGPYATFYFENYETMWAQIQEMLYIEKGGAEQLKDELDAYNPLIPNGSELVATFMIEIDDPIRRDFMLRKLGYIEDKVYLSIASEKIYAVPEQEVERTTEDGKTSAIHFLHFPMTTAQRQAFKETTVDVQLGIEHDDYSHITPLIGTVRAALAEDLID, encoded by the coding sequence ATGACTGCCATCGCAAACCGCCAAATCACCGATCAGGATATTCTGCCCGTCAGCGAATATGCCAAGATACGCAAAGAGCATAAGCAAAAGCTTATTCCCATCAAGAAGAACCGCCGGGTCGCCATTGGCCCCTACGCCACCTTCTATTTTGAAAATTATGAGACCATGTGGGCGCAGATCCAGGAAATGCTCTATATCGAAAAAGGCGGTGCCGAGCAGTTGAAGGACGAGCTGGACGCCTATAACCCGCTTATCCCAAACGGATCAGAACTGGTGGCCACCTTTATGATCGAAATCGATGATCCCATTCGCCGGGATTTTATGTTGCGAAAACTCGGCTATATCGAGGACAAGGTCTACTTATCCATCGCCAGCGAAAAAATTTACGCCGTGCCGGAACAGGAAGTCGAACGGACAACGGAAGACGGGAAAACCTCCGCCATCCATTTCCTGCATTTCCCCATGACCACAGCCCAGCGACAGGCGTTCAAAGAGACGACTGTCGATGTCCAGCTGGGGATTGAGCATGATGATTACAGCCATATAACGCCGCTGATCGGCACTGTCCGCGCCGCCCTCGCCGAAGACCTTATCGATTAG
- a CDS encoding DUF2867 domain-containing protein, whose product MRQNKANVIASELPANSSLRDRVSTTDFLDCYSVSSNLSSRPAAEIITEFPGWARFLLQIRRVITTPFGLSNEGPNAADKIGPFPVEIETESELIAGFNDKHLDFRVSIFAQEGRVSLATWVHPHNIGGRIYLMTILPFHILIVRNALARVATAPSPAQQ is encoded by the coding sequence TTGCGACAGAACAAAGCCAATGTGATCGCTTCCGAACTCCCGGCAAACAGCTCCCTGCGCGACCGTGTGTCGACAACAGACTTTCTGGACTGCTATTCAGTGTCCTCAAACTTGTCGTCGCGCCCGGCGGCTGAGATCATAACGGAGTTTCCCGGATGGGCCCGTTTCCTGCTGCAGATACGAAGGGTGATAACGACACCTTTTGGCCTTTCCAACGAGGGTCCGAACGCCGCTGACAAAATTGGCCCCTTTCCTGTGGAAATCGAAACAGAGTCAGAGCTTATAGCCGGATTTAACGACAAGCATCTTGATTTCCGCGTCTCCATCTTCGCGCAAGAAGGCCGGGTTTCCCTGGCAACCTGGGTTCATCCCCACAATATAGGTGGTCGGATCTATCTAATGACCATTCTGCCCTTTCACATCCTGATCGTTCGAAATGCCCTTGCACGAGTGGCAACTGCCCCGTCCCCGGCGCAACAATAG
- a CDS encoding NAD(P)H-dependent flavin oxidoreductase, whose amino-acid sequence MRNSLCHMLGIDIPIVQAPMGGAVGPRMAAAVSNAGGLGTLPLWLGSMDQLREQVRETKSLTSQPFAVNLNMEHPQEERLEACLEEGVPIISFFWKEPSDLIARAKKSGAVVMQTVGSAEDARIAADKGADIIVAQGWESGGHVCGTVAAMPLIPSVVDAVGDLPVIAAGGIADGRGLAAALALGASGAWIGTRFLACEEADINSLYQDSILSATENQTSYQKDLFDVGWRAAPHRVLRNSTVDQWEAAGSPSSGERPGEGDTIGKSRSRGDIVRYQSYTPAPDAEGNVEAMSMWAGQGLAMINDVKSAGEIVREISEDAKAIILNLKM is encoded by the coding sequence GTGCGAAATTCACTCTGTCATATGCTTGGGATTGATATTCCAATTGTTCAGGCGCCAATGGGAGGGGCGGTCGGGCCAAGAATGGCGGCGGCCGTCTCCAACGCCGGAGGATTGGGCACATTGCCCCTGTGGCTCGGGAGTATGGATCAGTTGCGAGAGCAGGTCCGTGAAACCAAGTCGCTTACATCGCAGCCTTTTGCCGTTAATCTGAATATGGAGCACCCGCAGGAGGAACGGTTGGAAGCGTGCCTGGAAGAAGGCGTGCCGATTATCTCTTTCTTCTGGAAGGAGCCTTCAGATCTTATTGCCCGGGCAAAAAAATCGGGCGCTGTGGTCATGCAAACCGTTGGCAGTGCGGAAGATGCGCGCATTGCCGCGGATAAAGGGGCTGATATTATTGTCGCGCAAGGCTGGGAGTCAGGCGGGCATGTCTGCGGAACGGTTGCCGCCATGCCGCTCATTCCCTCAGTTGTCGACGCCGTCGGCGATTTACCCGTGATCGCTGCGGGTGGCATTGCCGACGGGCGGGGGTTGGCTGCGGCTTTGGCCCTTGGCGCATCGGGGGCGTGGATCGGCACCCGTTTTCTGGCCTGCGAGGAAGCCGACATAAATTCCCTCTATCAGGACAGCATCCTGAGTGCGACTGAAAACCAGACGTCCTATCAGAAAGACCTGTTTGACGTTGGCTGGCGTGCAGCGCCTCATCGGGTGTTGCGAAACAGCACGGTGGATCAATGGGAAGCTGCCGGATCACCCTCGTCCGGTGAACGTCCGGGTGAAGGAGATACCATCGGCAAATCCCGGTCGCGCGGGGACATTGTCCGCTATCAATCTTATACCCCTGCGCCAGATGCAGAAGGGAATGTTGAAGCCATGTCAATGTGGGCGGGACAAGGATTAGCCATGATCAATGACGTGAAATCGGCGGGTGAAATTGTTCGGGAGATCAGTGAAGATGCGAAAGCCATTATCCTGAACCTGAAAATGTGA
- the pnp gene encoding polyribonucleotide nucleotidyltransferase produces MFEVHRKEVMWGGRPLVLETGKIARQADGAVMITYGGTQVLCTAVAARSLKPGMDFFPLTVNYQEKAYAAGKIPGGFFKREARPSEKETLTSRLIDRPLRPSFVSGFKNETQVICTVVAHDMENDPDVIALVGASAALTISGIPFLGPVGAARVAYVDGDYVLNPTSEQMENTDLDLVIAGTSEAVLMIESEASELSEEQMLGAVMYGHREMQTVIDAIIDLAEECAKEPWDYSPPEDDAALVEKLKSAAESGLKEAYKEQVKQTRTDKVSDAKKAALEGLEEDELEAAGGILKKIEKNIVRGNIISTGTRIDGRDTKTVRPIVSEVGPLPRSHGSALFTRGETQALVVATLGTGQDEQIMDALEGEYRENFMLHYNFPPYSVGEVGRMGFTGRREVGHGKLAWRAVHPLLPSKDVFPYTLRVVSEVTESNGSSSMATVCGTSLALMDAGVPLKRPVAGIAMGLILEESGEFAVLSDILGDEDHLGDMDFKVAGTSEGITSLQMDIKISGITEEIMRIALAQATEGRNHILDEMGKALESARDGVRDGAPRITQLQVKKDKIRDIIGTGGKVIREICEVTGAKIDIDDDGTVKVAATTTESADAAINWIKSIVDDPEVGVIYTGKVVKVVDFGAFVNFFGNRDGLVHISELAPQRVAKVTDIVNEGDEVRVKVLEIDGRGKVRLSIKAVAAEDAKESAED; encoded by the coding sequence ATGTTTGAAGTACATCGCAAGGAAGTGATGTGGGGCGGTCGTCCGCTCGTATTGGAAACCGGTAAGATTGCCCGCCAGGCTGATGGCGCTGTCATGATTACCTACGGAGGAACACAGGTTCTCTGTACGGCTGTTGCCGCAAGATCATTGAAGCCGGGCATGGATTTTTTCCCGCTCACGGTTAATTATCAGGAAAAAGCATATGCCGCAGGAAAAATCCCAGGCGGGTTTTTCAAGCGCGAAGCACGTCCCAGCGAAAAAGAAACGCTGACATCTCGTCTTATCGACCGGCCACTGCGTCCATCTTTTGTCAGTGGATTCAAAAACGAAACGCAGGTTATCTGTACGGTTGTTGCCCATGACATGGAAAATGACCCCGATGTTATCGCTCTTGTTGGCGCTTCTGCGGCTCTAACTATCTCTGGTATCCCGTTCCTGGGCCCTGTAGGGGCTGCCCGTGTTGCTTATGTTGACGGTGACTATGTGTTGAACCCGACGTCAGAGCAGATGGAAAATACTGACCTGGACCTGGTGATCGCGGGAACATCAGAAGCCGTTTTGATGATTGAATCTGAAGCAAGCGAATTGAGCGAAGAACAGATGCTCGGCGCCGTGATGTACGGTCACCGTGAAATGCAGACAGTGATCGACGCGATAATTGACCTTGCAGAAGAATGCGCGAAAGAGCCTTGGGATTACTCGCCACCTGAAGACGATGCGGCACTGGTAGAAAAGTTGAAATCTGCCGCTGAATCCGGGCTGAAGGAAGCCTACAAGGAACAGGTCAAGCAAACCCGGACTGACAAGGTCTCTGATGCCAAGAAAGCGGCCCTGGAAGGACTTGAAGAAGATGAATTGGAAGCAGCAGGTGGCATTCTCAAGAAAATTGAGAAAAACATCGTGCGCGGTAACATTATCTCAACAGGAACCCGCATCGACGGCCGTGATACGAAAACTGTTCGTCCGATTGTTTCCGAAGTTGGTCCGCTGCCCCGCAGCCATGGCTCCGCCTTGTTCACACGCGGAGAAACACAAGCCTTGGTCGTTGCCACATTGGGTACAGGCCAGGACGAGCAGATCATGGATGCGCTGGAAGGTGAATATCGCGAAAACTTCATGCTCCACTATAATTTCCCTCCTTACTCAGTTGGTGAAGTCGGGCGCATGGGGTTCACCGGTCGCCGGGAAGTCGGTCATGGCAAGCTTGCCTGGCGTGCCGTACATCCGTTGCTGCCGTCCAAGGATGTCTTCCCCTACACCCTTCGAGTTGTGTCTGAAGTGACGGAATCAAACGGTTCATCCTCAATGGCAACTGTATGTGGTACATCGCTGGCTTTGATGGATGCGGGTGTTCCGCTGAAACGGCCCGTTGCCGGTATCGCCATGGGTCTTATTTTGGAAGAAAGCGGTGAGTTCGCTGTTCTTTCCGATATTCTGGGTGATGAAGATCATCTGGGTGACATGGATTTCAAGGTTGCCGGTACAAGCGAAGGTATTACCTCCTTGCAGATGGACATCAAGATTTCCGGTATCACCGAGGAAATCATGCGGATCGCTCTGGCGCAAGCAACAGAAGGTCGCAACCATATTCTTGACGAAATGGGCAAGGCTCTGGAATCTGCACGTGATGGTGTGCGTGATGGCGCCCCGCGGATTACGCAGTTGCAAGTCAAGAAAGACAAAATCCGTGATATCATTGGAACCGGCGGTAAGGTTATCCGCGAGATCTGTGAAGTCACGGGTGCGAAAATTGACATCGATGATGATGGCACCGTGAAAGTTGCGGCCACGACAACCGAAAGTGCTGATGCCGCCATCAACTGGATCAAATCAATTGTTGATGATCCTGAAGTTGGCGTTATCTATACAGGTAAAGTCGTGAAAGTTGTCGATTTTGGCGCCTTCGTTAATTTCTTTGGCAACCGTGACGGACTGGTTCATATTTCCGAGTTGGCACCGCAACGGGTGGCAAAAGTGACGGATATTGTCAATGAAGGCGACGAAGTGCGTGTTAAAGTGCTTGAAATCGACGGACGCGGTAAAGTTCGCCTGTCTATTAAAGCCGTCGCGGCAGAAGACGCCAAAGAGTCAGCAGAAGACTAA
- a CDS encoding heterodisulfide reductase-related iron-sulfur binding cluster: protein MREGSLDAPTRHIIDWTNPDFYDEKKLDDELRRVFDICHGCRRCFNLCDSFPKLFDLIDGSPTEELDAVASEDFKPVVDGCTLCDMCFMTKCPYVPPHEFNLDFPHLMLRYRAVEKRKGLDKFVPGQLSQTDRNGKLAAPVAPLANWATKTSNSMTRGIMEKTLGIDRNAALPKYQSKSLLKRAEEDPLVVNADAPGFGRKAVIYATCFGNYNNPSIGEATRKVLARNGVETEVVYPGCCGMPLMEQGDLEGVVKNAKSVSSELKDWIAKGYDVIALVSSCALMLKFEWPLLDPDNADLKTLSDATFDVSEYVMDLAKKEGMVEGMEPLGDNVAMHLACHARAQNMGAKGAEMLRLIPKTRVAVVERCSGHGGSWGIMKGNYETALKVGKPAAKTALTSKAGYIASECPLAAEHLLQGIGNLDAEAVQSKQAAHPIELLAKAYGLNEDL, encoded by the coding sequence ATGAGAGAAGGCAGCCTTGATGCGCCAACCCGCCACATAATTGACTGGACCAATCCGGATTTTTATGACGAAAAAAAGCTGGATGACGAGCTGCGACGTGTCTTTGATATCTGCCATGGTTGCCGCCGTTGTTTTAATCTGTGCGATTCTTTTCCAAAACTTTTTGATTTAATCGACGGCTCGCCGACCGAAGAACTTGACGCGGTTGCCTCGGAAGATTTCAAGCCGGTTGTCGATGGCTGCACCCTCTGCGACATGTGTTTTATGACGAAATGCCCCTATGTGCCGCCCCATGAGTTTAATCTGGACTTTCCCCACTTGATGTTGCGCTATCGGGCCGTGGAGAAACGTAAAGGCCTGGATAAATTTGTCCCCGGACAATTATCGCAAACTGACCGTAACGGCAAATTGGCGGCACCTGTCGCACCGCTGGCCAACTGGGCAACAAAAACATCGAATAGCATGACCCGCGGCATCATGGAGAAAACCCTGGGCATCGACCGCAACGCGGCACTGCCGAAATACCAATCCAAGTCCCTCCTCAAGCGGGCTGAGGAAGACCCACTGGTCGTTAATGCCGACGCTCCCGGCTTTGGCCGGAAAGCGGTTATCTATGCCACCTGTTTTGGCAACTATAATAATCCCAGCATTGGCGAGGCAACCCGCAAGGTCCTTGCCCGCAACGGCGTCGAAACGGAAGTCGTCTATCCCGGCTGCTGCGGTATGCCCTTGATGGAACAGGGTGATCTGGAAGGGGTTGTCAAAAATGCCAAATCCGTGTCCAGCGAACTGAAGGACTGGATCGCAAAAGGCTATGATGTCATTGCCCTCGTCTCTTCCTGTGCGTTGATGCTGAAATTCGAGTGGCCATTGCTTGATCCGGACAATGCCGATCTCAAAACCTTGTCTGATGCGACCTTTGACGTGTCTGAATATGTGATGGATCTGGCCAAGAAAGAAGGCATGGTTGAGGGGATGGAACCACTTGGTGACAATGTTGCCATGCATCTGGCCTGTCACGCCCGAGCCCAGAATATGGGCGCCAAAGGCGCCGAGATGTTGCGGCTGATCCCCAAAACACGTGTTGCCGTCGTGGAGCGGTGCTCAGGCCATGGCGGCTCCTGGGGGATCATGAAAGGCAATTATGAAACTGCCCTGAAAGTCGGCAAACCGGCGGCCAAGACGGCACTCACTTCAAAAGCCGGATATATCGCCTCCGAATGCCCGCTTGCAGCTGAGCATCTGTTGCAAGGCATCGGCAACCTGGATGCCGAGGCTGTCCAGTCGAAGCAAGCGGCCCATCCCATCGAACTCCTGGCCAAAGCCTATGGCCTGAACGAGGACCTCTGA
- the irrA gene encoding iron response transcriptional regulator IrrA: protein MQHNSKDLRDKIKMVHLRPTKQRLALAELLFAQGNRHVTAERLHNEAMDNGVTVSLATIYNNLHQFTSAGLLREVVVDSSRSYFDTNVSPHHHFFHETTGELEDIPGNELNVDNIPALPEGTEISSVDVIVRVTDRRP from the coding sequence ATGCAGCATAATTCTAAAGATTTACGCGACAAGATCAAAATGGTCCACCTGCGCCCGACAAAGCAGCGTCTGGCGCTGGCGGAACTGTTATTTGCGCAGGGAAATCGTCATGTGACGGCGGAGCGGTTGCATAATGAAGCCATGGATAACGGTGTCACGGTCTCATTGGCAACCATATATAATAATCTTCATCAATTCACCTCGGCTGGCTTGCTGCGCGAAGTGGTCGTTGATTCCAGCCGCTCATATTTCGATACAAATGTCAGCCCACACCATCATTTCTTTCATGAAACTACCGGTGAGCTGGAAGATATTCCGGGCAACGAGCTCAATGTCGATAATATTCCGGCCTTGCCTGAAGGAACCGAGATCAGCAGCGTTGATGTTATCGTCCGCGTCACCGATCGTCGCCCCTAA
- the rpsO gene encoding 30S ribosomal protein S15: MSITAERKAELIKEFATKEGDTGSPEVQIAILTERIVNLTDHFKEHKGDVHSRRGLLKMVSGRRRLLDYLKKVEEERYQTTIKRLGIRK, translated from the coding sequence ATGTCGATCACTGCAGAAAGAAAAGCAGAGCTGATCAAGGAATTTGCGACCAAAGAAGGAGACACAGGGTCTCCGGAAGTGCAGATTGCTATTTTGACCGAACGGATTGTAAATCTGACAGACCATTTTAAAGAACATAAAGGTGACGTGCATTCACGTCGCGGTCTTTTAAAAATGGTAAGTGGTCGCCGGCGTTTGCTAGACTACCTCAAAAAGGTCGAAGAAGAACGGTACCAGACGACGATTAAACGTCTCGGTATCCGTAAATAA
- a CDS encoding NAD(P)H-dependent flavin oxidoreductase, translating into MKALNSIMISGKEVLPFVEGGKGIAVSSGQSSGAWAAAGGVATFSGVNADSFDEDGNMIEQLYHGRTRRDRHEELVAYGIKGGIAQAQIAHELSGGEGRIHMNVLWEMGGAERILHGVLENTKGLIHGITCGAGMPYRIAQIAADYQIHYYPIISSARAFKALWKRAYHKFSDWLGGVVYEDPWLAGGHNGLSNSEDPLVPEDPYPRVASLRALMNEIGLNNVPIVMAGGVWHIEDWAHWLDNPEIGPITFQFGTRPLLTQESPISDAWKKKLGSLKKGDVFLNKFSPTGFWSSAVRNDFLDELKARSERQVAFSNEPVGEHNTAFGIGARKREVYLTAADKEHAEGWIAEGFTESLKTPDSTLIFVEPEKMKEIRKDQIDCMGCLSQCKFSNWAEGEKGNTGRKADPRSFCIQKTLQDVIHSYSNINNNLMFAGHGAYRFATDPFYDNGFVPTVKQLIDRIATGK; encoded by the coding sequence GTGAAAGCACTGAATTCAATTATGATTTCCGGTAAGGAAGTTCTGCCATTTGTTGAAGGCGGCAAAGGCATTGCGGTGTCATCTGGCCAAAGTTCAGGCGCTTGGGCGGCGGCGGGAGGTGTTGCCACTTTTTCCGGCGTCAATGCAGACAGTTTCGATGAGGACGGCAATATGATAGAGCAACTCTATCACGGCCGGACTCGCAGGGATCGGCATGAAGAGCTGGTAGCGTACGGAATCAAGGGCGGCATTGCACAGGCCCAGATTGCCCATGAACTTTCCGGCGGTGAAGGCCGTATCCATATGAATGTCCTGTGGGAAATGGGAGGCGCCGAGCGCATCCTCCATGGCGTCCTTGAAAATACCAAGGGCCTGATCCACGGCATTACCTGTGGCGCCGGTATGCCATATCGCATTGCGCAGATTGCCGCAGATTACCAAATTCACTATTACCCGATTATTTCCTCTGCGCGGGCCTTCAAGGCGCTGTGGAAACGGGCATATCACAAATTCTCCGATTGGCTCGGTGGGGTGGTTTATGAAGATCCCTGGCTCGCCGGTGGTCACAATGGCCTCAGCAATTCAGAAGACCCGCTGGTCCCCGAAGATCCCTATCCACGAGTTGCCAGCCTGCGTGCATTGATGAACGAGATAGGCCTCAATAATGTCCCAATTGTCATGGCCGGCGGTGTTTGGCATATAGAAGATTGGGCCCATTGGCTCGACAATCCGGAAATTGGCCCCATCACCTTCCAGTTTGGAACGCGACCGCTCCTGACGCAGGAGAGCCCCATATCGGATGCCTGGAAAAAGAAACTGGGCTCGCTCAAAAAGGGCGATGTGTTTCTCAACAAATTCAGCCCGACGGGTTTCTGGTCCTCGGCTGTCCGCAATGACTTCCTTGACGAGCTGAAAGCCCGCTCGGAACGTCAGGTTGCCTTTTCCAACGAACCGGTCGGTGAACATAATACCGCCTTCGGGATAGGGGCGCGCAAACGGGAAGTTTATCTGACCGCAGCCGACAAGGAACATGCGGAAGGCTGGATTGCGGAGGGCTTTACGGAAAGTCTGAAAACACCAGATTCGACCCTGATCTTTGTCGAGCCGGAAAAGATGAAGGAAATCCGCAAAGATCAGATCGACTGCATGGGCTGCCTGTCCCAATGCAAGTTCTCCAACTGGGCGGAAGGCGAAAAGGGCAATACGGGCCGCAAAGCTGATCCGCGGAGTTTTTGTATTCAGAAAACCCTGCAGGACGTCATCCATTCCTATTCCAACATCAATAACAATCTGATGTTTGCAGGTCATGGTGCCTATCGCTTTGCAACGGATCCGTTTTACGACAATGGATTTGTGCCGACGGTCAAGCAATTGATCGATCGGATCGCCACCGGGAAATAG
- the rbfA gene encoding 30S ribosome-binding factor RbfA, producing MATTKRAGRTASKRQLRVGEELRHIISSILAKDLIHDVDVAGSSVTVTEVNPSPDMRNATVYVVSLGGVNEEALIEGLNRTSSVIQGEMARHLSMKFTPRLSFKKDESFEYASHIDNLIRKSKQTDENG from the coding sequence ATGGCGACGACAAAGCGCGCTGGCAGAACAGCCAGCAAACGGCAATTACGTGTTGGCGAGGAACTTCGCCACATCATTTCCTCTATTTTGGCAAAGGATTTGATCCATGATGTCGACGTTGCTGGCTCTTCAGTGACAGTGACGGAGGTGAATCCGAGCCCGGATATGCGAAATGCAACGGTTTATGTGGTCTCTCTTGGCGGTGTAAATGAAGAAGCACTCATTGAAGGACTTAATCGGACATCCTCGGTCATTCAAGGTGAAATGGCACGCCATCTATCCATGAAATTTACACCAAGATTGTCGTTCAAGAAAGACGAGTCATTTGAATATGCCAGCCATATCGATAACTTGATCCGCAAATCAAAGCAAACGGACGAAAACGGCTAA
- a CDS encoding GFA family protein → MVKRTATCRCGELSVTCEGEPVRVSVCHCLECQKRSGSAFAVQARWAEADVKISGKSKVWERLADSGHKATYGFCPECGSTLTYVIEGWPGVVAIPVGAFADLDFPAPCFSVYEHRKHSWIEIKGDEVEHSADPGIAFTQGKLPIDK, encoded by the coding sequence ATGGTGAAACGAACGGCGACTTGCAGATGTGGTGAACTCTCAGTGACGTGTGAGGGCGAACCGGTACGCGTCTCGGTGTGTCACTGCCTCGAGTGCCAGAAACGTTCCGGAAGCGCATTTGCTGTTCAGGCAAGATGGGCAGAAGCAGACGTCAAGATTTCCGGGAAATCCAAGGTTTGGGAGCGGCTAGCAGATAGTGGCCATAAAGCGACATATGGATTTTGTCCGGAATGTGGATCGACCCTCACTTACGTAATTGAGGGCTGGCCCGGTGTCGTGGCAATTCCTGTCGGCGCTTTCGCAGACCTGGATTTCCCTGCTCCCTGTTTCTCGGTGTATGAACACCGAAAGCATTCCTGGATTGAGATTAAAGGAGATGAGGTAGAGCACTCGGCGGATCCCGGAATCGCTTTCACGCAAGGCAAGTTACCAATTGATAAATAG
- the truB gene encoding tRNA pseudouridine(55) synthase TruB: protein MARKKRGIPVHGWLNIDKPVGMSSAQVVGAVKRITNAQKAGHAGTLDPFATGILPIALGEATKTVGYIVSDVKDYRFTARWGQATITDDIEGTVVEQSEIRPDLQLIQDTIPSFQGTIRQRPPAYSAIKIDGKRAYKLAREGVDVDLPERDVEIYNLSLVRLIDSDQATFEVTCGKGTYIRSLARDFARKLGTVAHLTELRRTRVGPFLENDAISLDKLEKLWQCPAEFEALLPITTALDDIPAVAITETQAVRFRHGNDVATPNLADGIVCAMDGNSPIGIAKVEDERLFPIRVFNI, encoded by the coding sequence ATGGCGAGAAAGAAACGCGGCATCCCCGTTCACGGCTGGCTCAATATAGATAAGCCTGTTGGAATGAGCTCGGCTCAGGTGGTCGGAGCGGTAAAACGAATTACCAATGCACAAAAGGCAGGCCATGCAGGCACGCTGGATCCTTTTGCAACAGGGATCCTTCCCATAGCTTTGGGGGAAGCGACGAAAACCGTCGGCTATATCGTTAGTGACGTTAAAGATTACCGGTTTACGGCGCGTTGGGGACAAGCGACAATCACAGACGATATCGAAGGTACTGTTGTTGAACAGTCCGAAATTCGTCCGGATTTGCAGCTTATCCAGGACACCATCCCGAGCTTTCAAGGAACGATCCGGCAGCGCCCGCCAGCTTATTCCGCAATCAAGATTGACGGAAAGCGGGCGTATAAACTTGCCCGCGAAGGTGTTGATGTCGACCTTCCCGAGCGAGATGTGGAGATTTACAATTTGAGTTTGGTTCGGTTAATCGATTCTGATCAGGCGACCTTCGAAGTCACGTGCGGAAAAGGAACGTATATTCGGTCGCTGGCCCGTGATTTTGCCCGGAAATTAGGGACCGTAGCTCACCTGACTGAGCTTAGGAGGACACGAGTCGGACCTTTTTTGGAAAATGATGCGATTTCGCTGGATAAGTTAGAGAAGCTGTGGCAGTGTCCCGCAGAATTTGAGGCTCTGCTTCCAATTACGACCGCGCTGGACGACATCCCGGCGGTGGCCATAACGGAAACGCAAGCAGTTCGCTTTCGGCACGGCAATGACGTGGCGACCCCAAATTTAGCGGACGGAATTGTCTGTGCAATGGATGGGAATAGTCCAATTGGCATTGCCAAAGTTGAAGATGAAAGATTGTTCCCGATACGAGTTTTTAACATTTGA